A genomic segment from Necator americanus strain Aroian chromosome III, whole genome shotgun sequence encodes:
- a CDS encoding hypothetical protein (NECATOR_CHRIII.G12282.T2) yields the protein MYKILGRIIQKNSYAYLMTWIEEQLLRFEHQSDILHRSKWKPGDNGPWQNPFCSTLPSMTSCEEQLSSVLLNALSLDPLAVISENILCVHSRNIVDERPRRCDVSDLLYVCRGQRTRLSCISAYSGAAPVCSQEGCS from the exons ATGTACAAGATTTTGGGACGGATCATCCAGAAGAATTCGTACGCATACTTAATGACATGgatagaagaacaactgctgcggttTGAACACCAGTCGGATATACTACaccgttcgaagtggaaacCTGGAGACAATGGGCCGTGGCAgaaccctttctgttcaacattgccatcgatgacatcatgcgaagaacagttgagcagtgtccTGCTGAACGCACTGTCTCTCGATCCATTG GCGGTCATCTCTGAAAACATTCTTTGCGTCCATTCTAGGAACATCGTtg ATGAACGTCCTCGCCGTTGTGACGTTTCTGATCTTCTCTACGTTTGCCGTGGTCAACGGACG CGGCTTTCTTGCATTTCTGCCTACTCGGGTGCTGCTCCCGTTTGCAGCCAGGAGGGATGttcctaa
- a CDS encoding hypothetical protein (NECATOR_CHRIII.G12282.T1), with the protein MYKILGRIIQKNSYAYLMTWIEEQLLRFEHQSDILHRSKWKPGDNGPWQNPFCSTLPSMTSCEEQLSSVLLNALSLDPLVDL; encoded by the coding sequence ATGTACAAGATTTTGGGACGGATCATCCAGAAGAATTCGTACGCATACTTAATGACATGgatagaagaacaactgctgcggttTGAACACCAGTCGGATATACTACaccgttcgaagtggaaacCTGGAGACAATGGGCCGTGGCAgaaccctttctgttcaacattgccatcgatgacatcatgcgaagaacagttgagcagtgtccTGCTGAACGCACTGTCTCTCGATCCATTGGTGGATCTCTGA